A single Corynebacterium resistens DSM 45100 DNA region contains:
- the hemL gene encoding glutamate-1-semialdehyde 2,1-aminomutase — MSTPSAHLDHTTSAAAMERARKLIPGGVNSPVRAFGSVGGTAPFITSAKGSHLHDEDGNTYVDLICSWGPMIHGHAHPEIVDAVSAAAAKGLSYGAPTSMEVDLVEEIVRRTSAEKVRLVNSGTEATMSATRLARGYTGRDKIIKFEGCYHGHVDSLLVAAGSGVATFGLPDSPGITKAAAGDTIVVPYRNIEAVRQAFAEHEGEIAAVIVEAAAGNMGTVNPGEFNAQLKEVCHANGALLILDEVMTGFRVSEQGWYGKDQVAGDLTTFGKVVSGGLPAAAFGGRADIMDHLAPVGPVYQAGTLSGNPVAVASGLRSLQLADADVYRQLDSNADRVAQIISDALTAESVAHNVQRAGSMFSFRFAEGEGTNFEQMQAAETFRYAPFFHALLDGGVFAPPSVFETWFVSTALTDDDFERIAKAAPVAAKAAAAAVA; from the coding sequence GTGTCCACTCCCTCTGCACATTTGGATCACACCACCAGCGCCGCTGCCATGGAGCGCGCCCGCAAGCTCATCCCGGGCGGGGTGAACTCCCCGGTTCGTGCTTTTGGTTCCGTCGGCGGAACCGCCCCCTTCATTACCAGTGCCAAGGGATCTCATCTGCACGATGAAGACGGCAATACCTATGTGGACTTGATCTGTTCTTGGGGGCCGATGATCCACGGGCACGCTCACCCGGAAATCGTCGATGCGGTTTCCGCCGCTGCGGCGAAGGGATTGTCTTATGGTGCTCCCACCAGCATGGAAGTCGATTTGGTCGAGGAGATTGTTCGCCGCACGAGCGCCGAGAAGGTTCGGTTGGTGAACTCCGGCACGGAAGCCACGATGTCCGCCACCCGTCTGGCGCGTGGCTACACCGGTCGCGACAAGATCATCAAATTTGAAGGCTGCTACCACGGTCACGTGGATTCTTTGTTGGTCGCCGCCGGTTCAGGCGTGGCGACATTCGGTCTGCCAGATTCGCCAGGCATCACCAAAGCGGCTGCGGGGGATACGATTGTGGTTCCTTATCGAAACATTGAGGCAGTGCGGCAGGCCTTTGCCGAGCATGAGGGTGAGATCGCAGCGGTCATCGTGGAAGCTGCCGCCGGAAACATGGGCACCGTTAACCCGGGCGAGTTTAATGCACAGCTCAAGGAGGTTTGCCACGCCAATGGTGCGCTGCTGATCTTGGATGAAGTCATGACGGGCTTCCGCGTTTCCGAACAGGGCTGGTACGGCAAGGATCAGGTCGCCGGCGATCTCACCACCTTCGGCAAGGTGGTTTCCGGTGGATTGCCCGCTGCGGCTTTCGGCGGTCGGGCGGACATCATGGATCACTTGGCTCCAGTTGGCCCGGTGTACCAGGCAGGTACTCTTTCCGGTAATCCGGTTGCGGTGGCTTCGGGTCTACGTTCCTTGCAATTGGCTGACGCCGACGTTTACCGTCAACTCGATTCCAATGCGGATCGGGTGGCTCAGATTATTTCGGATGCCCTCACGGCTGAATCCGTAGCCCACAATGTTCAACGCGCGGGAAGTATGTTCAGTTTCCGCTTTGCAGAGGGTGAAGGCACGAACTTCGAGCAGATGCAGGCAGCGGAAACTTTCCGTTATGCACCGTTCTTCCACGCCCTGCTTGATGGCGGTGTGTTCGCCCCTCCGAGTGTGTTTGAAACGTGGTTTGTTTCCACCGCGCTGACCGATGATGATTTTGAGCGGATTGCGAAGGCCGCTCCGGTGGCGGCGAAGGCGGCAGCGGCTGCGGTGGCCTAA
- a CDS encoding heavy metal translocating P-type ATPase — protein sequence MPVNSPNDVMGQTSFAFKLDEVDSATHATQLERELNRMEDVDAVVVYSTLTAWVSAGPQVKPEDIESVINACGIRACQTERSLRRRSEQAAVTHTRRHIRRNVHAAQRAWLAEHRKRNDAHEARHERSELDTTEGLHTARDLITRARLAIAVLFGLPVVFLQLFPGLQFDYWQWVCLGLAAPVMSWCAWPFHRAVLGGMRRKLSALDGASSLAIFIAFVYSALMVFFTDVGDPTWRSRQILLAGSWSDPNVNGSLFLDVSCGVTILLLFGRLLSRRTHLRSKTILSVLNLPAIDELTVVRKNRQGKTYRKQITSTEIRTGDDMLMPEGAVFPSDCEVISGKSLVDLGPVGGLHRTVEVSVGDRVYAGGRNLGQELKIRAIDTGSRTRLAAMQRWVVSAVRDENRIAHLTNRTASLLVPWTVAIATINFFIWWGFVGSWDAAMATSLSALACVAPVALALSAPLALRLGLWRSATQGTLLRDTTTLHRLAEVDSIIFNRVGTLTAGPMKVKSVTVADGENPELVLRVAASLSMESEHSLSQAIVRADREARDASSGNSPVPQLLDTGDVKITDDGTFIGTVGIPVDGDVRHIEARLWRPRDVGQVRNPKLAHALVCGGSPVVLSWRGRERGVINLVDEFKSDAADAIDQLEGMDLETFMLSRDPYPVARRIADSMRISTVLAGIAPNRKEATVRGVHAQGARVAMVGDNDIRGALRVADVGILMGAADQIDKAAGVADVVLLRDDVMAIPESVNFARHVRRTVDWNVWLSWGYNAIAVLLALLGLLNPMLATVLMLLSSTLIEFRSARILNRNYALSSLSQTHRWEGWLARLQLAREYRRREELRATAIDMAREEALEEARER from the coding sequence ATGCCGGTCAACAGCCCCAATGACGTAATGGGCCAAACCAGCTTTGCGTTCAAGCTCGATGAAGTGGATTCCGCAACTCACGCCACCCAGCTGGAACGCGAACTTAACCGCATGGAGGATGTGGATGCTGTAGTCGTTTATTCCACTCTCACTGCGTGGGTTTCCGCTGGGCCGCAGGTAAAACCAGAAGATATCGAATCCGTCATCAACGCGTGTGGAATCAGGGCATGCCAAACAGAGCGGTCGCTGCGCCGGCGTTCAGAACAGGCCGCAGTCACGCATACACGGCGTCATATTAGAAGAAATGTCCACGCCGCCCAACGCGCTTGGTTGGCTGAGCACCGCAAGCGTAATGACGCCCACGAGGCGCGTCACGAACGTTCCGAATTGGACACCACCGAGGGGCTGCACACGGCACGCGACCTCATTACACGAGCGCGGTTGGCTATCGCTGTACTTTTCGGCCTGCCGGTGGTGTTCCTGCAACTTTTTCCCGGTCTGCAGTTCGATTACTGGCAATGGGTGTGCTTGGGATTGGCTGCGCCCGTGATGTCGTGGTGCGCGTGGCCCTTCCACCGCGCAGTTTTGGGCGGTATGCGCCGCAAGCTTTCCGCGCTGGACGGCGCCAGCTCCTTAGCTATCTTCATCGCCTTCGTTTATTCGGCGCTGATGGTGTTCTTCACCGATGTGGGGGACCCCACGTGGCGTAGCCGGCAGATTCTTCTGGCCGGAAGTTGGTCGGACCCTAACGTTAACGGTTCGCTGTTTCTGGATGTGTCCTGTGGAGTAACGATCTTGCTGTTGTTCGGGCGCCTGCTTTCTAGGCGCACGCACTTGCGCAGTAAGACCATTTTGAGTGTGTTGAACTTGCCGGCGATCGACGAACTGACGGTGGTGCGGAAAAACCGTCAAGGCAAGACGTATCGCAAGCAGATCACTTCTACGGAGATTCGAACTGGCGATGACATGCTCATGCCCGAAGGGGCAGTATTTCCTAGCGACTGCGAAGTTATCAGCGGTAAATCTTTGGTTGACCTGGGCCCGGTGGGTGGCCTGCACCGCACGGTAGAAGTATCCGTGGGCGACAGAGTTTACGCAGGTGGGCGCAATCTTGGGCAGGAACTGAAGATTCGCGCTATCGATACCGGCTCCCGCACCCGCTTGGCTGCCATGCAACGTTGGGTGGTTTCCGCCGTCCGAGACGAAAACCGCATCGCTCATCTGACAAATCGCACCGCGAGTTTGTTGGTGCCTTGGACCGTGGCCATCGCTACCATCAACTTCTTCATCTGGTGGGGTTTCGTAGGCTCGTGGGATGCGGCGATGGCGACTTCCCTATCCGCGTTGGCATGCGTAGCACCTGTGGCATTGGCGCTCTCCGCACCGCTGGCTTTGCGCCTAGGCCTGTGGCGTTCGGCTACGCAGGGAACCCTGCTGCGCGATACCACCACTTTGCACCGCCTAGCCGAAGTGGATTCGATCATCTTTAACCGGGTAGGCACACTTACGGCCGGTCCCATGAAGGTGAAGTCAGTGACAGTGGCTGACGGAGAAAACCCGGAGTTGGTGCTGCGCGTGGCGGCGTCATTATCCATGGAATCAGAACACTCACTATCCCAAGCGATCGTGCGAGCCGACCGTGAAGCCCGCGATGCCAGCAGTGGGAATAGCCCGGTGCCACAGTTGCTCGATACCGGCGACGTGAAGATCACCGATGATGGCACGTTTATCGGCACGGTGGGGATTCCCGTGGATGGGGATGTTCGGCATATCGAGGCGCGGTTGTGGCGCCCGCGCGATGTGGGGCAAGTTCGCAACCCCAAGTTGGCCCACGCGCTGGTGTGCGGTGGTTCCCCAGTGGTGCTTTCTTGGCGCGGGCGTGAACGTGGCGTGATCAACCTAGTGGACGAGTTTAAGTCTGACGCCGCTGACGCGATCGATCAGCTAGAGGGGATGGATCTAGAGACGTTCATGCTGTCTCGCGATCCCTACCCAGTAGCACGGCGGATCGCGGACTCCATGCGCATCTCCACGGTGCTGGCCGGAATCGCGCCGAATCGCAAGGAAGCAACCGTTCGTGGCGTTCACGCTCAAGGGGCGCGGGTGGCCATGGTGGGGGATAACGACATCCGTGGGGCGCTGCGGGTGGCCGATGTTGGCATTTTGATGGGTGCAGCGGACCAGATTGATAAGGCTGCCGGTGTGGCCGATGTTGTGCTGCTGCGCGACGATGTGATGGCTATCCCCGAGTCGGTGAACTTCGCACGCCACGTACGCCGCACTGTGGATTGGAATGTGTGGTTGAGCTGGGGTTATAACGCAATTGCTGTGCTGCTGGCCCTGCTGGGCCTGCTTAACCCCATGCTGGCTACTGTGTTGATGTTGCTAAGCTCCACCTTGATCGAGTTCCGTAGCGCGCGCATTCTGAACCGCAATTATGCTTTGTCCTCGCTAAGCCAAACCCACAGGTGGGAAGGGTGGCTGGCTCGATTGCAACTGGCACGTGAATACCGCCGTCGCGAAGAATTACGTGCAACTGCTATCGACATGGCGCGGGAAGAGGCTTTGGAGGAAGCTCGGGAGCGTTAG